Part of the Pseudodesulfovibrio hydrargyri genome is shown below.
ACGGTTGGTCCAAGTGGGAGCACGGCGCATGGGTGGCCGTGGACGCTCCGGCGGTCACCGCCGGACACTTCACCGGCACCGGCACCCGCTTTTTGGAGGACAACGGCAAGAAGGCGCTCGAAGAGCTGTTCTCCCGTTCCTTCAAATAGCGCCACCGAAAGGCAAATGAAAAGGCGGCCCGGATATTCCGGGCCGCCTTTTTTTGTATCGTTGTCGCGCGAGGCTAGACCTCGAGCTTCTTCTTGGTCTTTTTCTTGGTCTGCGAGTACTTCTTCACGTCGATGTTGTACTTCTTCACCTTGTAGTTGACGATCCGGTAGGACACGCGCAGGTCGCGGGCTGATTGGAGCATGTTGCCGCCGGTCTTCTTGAGCGAGTCGATGAGCAGCTCCTGCTCGAACTTGGCCACGGCTTCTCCGAAGGACAGGTTGGTGCCCGTGGCCGAGCTCTCGGCCGACTGCAGGGTCGGCGGCAGGTGGTAGGTGCGGATGACCTGCTCCTCGCAGAGCAGGACCGCGCGCTCCATGCAGTTCTTCAGCTCGCGCACGTTTCCCGGCCAGTGGTACATGACCAGCAGTTCGATGGCGGGCGTGGAGATGCGCTTGACCTCCTTGCCGTATTCGTCGGTGAACTCGGCCAGGAAATGTTCGGCCAGGGGCAGGATGTCCTCGCGGCGCTCCTTGAGCGGCGGGATGAAGATCGGGAAGACGTTGATGCGGTAGTACAGGTCCTCGCGGAACAGCCCCTTTTCCAGCAGCTCCTCCAGCGGCTGGTGGGTGGCGCAGATGAGGCGCACGTCCACGGTGATGGTCTGCTCGGAGCCGACCCGCTGGATTTCCTTTTCCTGGATGGCGCGCAGGACCTTGGCCTGGGCGTCCATGGACAGTTCGCCGATCTCGTCCAGGAACAGGGTGCCCTGGTCCGCCACCTCGAACAGGCCGCGCTTGGTCTGGAACGCGCCGGTGAACGCTCCCTTCTGGTGGCCGAACAGTTCGGACTCGATGAGTTCGGACGGCAGGGCCGCGCAGTTGAGCTTGATCAGGGGCTTGTCCGCGCGCGGGCTGGACTGGTGGATGGCCTCGGCCAGCAGTTCCTTGCCGGTGCCGGACTCGCCGCGCAAGAGCGCCGTGGCCCGGCTTGGGGCC
Proteins encoded:
- a CDS encoding sigma-54-dependent Fis family transcriptional regulator, which translates into the protein MATNTQDHSDDLSYLLTLKTIQETLRKETTLEESLNALLKTLALDMEYVRAFMVIMDPKTENLKLSLTYSPAQSDDVTYSPGRGIIGRVFDSGRSISVPRMSDDPEFLNKAFGRSEEELRKLGFICVPVINLRSDEAEVIGALSVDVPLIPAEDMAAHRDFLEVVAGIIAGHVAQLQEEMATQNHLLSQGLMAGGADAAPPKDFVAASKAMRLVLRQSTQVAPSRATALLRGESGTGKELLAEAIHQSSPRADKPLIKLNCAALPSELIESELFGHQKGAFTGAFQTKRGLFEVADQGTLFLDEIGELSMDAQAKVLRAIQEKEIQRVGSEQTITVDVRLICATHQPLEELLEKGLFREDLYYRINVFPIFIPPLKERREDILPLAEHFLAEFTDEYGKEVKRISTPAIELLVMYHWPGNVRELKNCMERAVLLCEEQVIRTYHLPPTLQSAESSATGTNLSFGEAVAKFEQELLIDSLKKTGGNMLQSARDLRVSYRIVNYKVKKYNIDVKKYSQTKKKTKKKLEV